TAAAGGCTGACCCCATTCAACAGCCGCACAAACCATCAATCATTCCTGCTGCAACACtccactgcctgcctgcagatACAGGCAGCCGCCCTGTTTCTAGCACagtccccaggagcagcaccATGGTGCAGCTCTACAGCCATACTGCCTGCAAAATGTTAAGCACAGCTTAATTCTGGAGAGTTTCCCCTCTTTTTAGGCCTGCTGGTTAAAGACTCCTCCATCGAGAGGTGGCTCAGGACCACACCAGggccagcagcactgctttcTGCATCCCATGGCAGCGATGGGCAGGGAGAGAGGTTGTCAGATCCCGGGGCCAGGAACACGTGCAGGGTGTCAGGGTCACCCTGCCTGGGTTTTCCCAGCAAAGCCCCAGCTGGTGCCGGCCCCGTGCTGCAGTCCCAGGGCCGAGGCTCAGGGAGCCGGGCATTTCTGGGGGCGCTGCACTCTGCTGGGCCCCACTGCCAGCTGCCGGCTGCCCTGGGCTTCCCTCCCCAttgtctccagctctgctttctgacCACAGAATGCCTTGCCTGCTTCCCACAGCTGTCCTGACCCATGTCTGCAGCTTGTACATGGGGTCCATGTCACACAGCTGACTTGGGGGTGGCGGGTCTCTCTCGTGGCACCCCGGGATTGGggacaaaacaaaccaaattgCTCCTTTCAATCTTTGTccccagggacacccagtgGAGACCTACCGATTGCAGAGCAGCGCTGAGACCCACCTGACGGCAAAGGCGCCTGGTGACCTTCTCTTCCTGGGCCCACCAAAgcagccttcctccagccctggtTTTGGTGAGATCTGGAGGAGCACAGAGATGTTTCTCCGGCATCCAGGCCTGAAGAGGTTTTCCCAGTGTGCCTGTGAGAGATCCTGCTCCCAGGAAGCACCTCCCCATAGAGCAAAGGCCGTACCCAGCCACCCGTGCTCGGTACGGCTGCCCCAAGGGGCCTCGCAGGGAGGACGGGTTCATCTGCCCTGTGGCTCTGGCACAGAAATGATGAGCCGTAGCCCCGTGGTCATGGCTGGCCGGTTCCAAGGCTCCAAGTGCCCTTTCACCGGGAGTGTTGAACCCCGGCACTTTTTCAGGGTGGCCCTGGCCCTGGAGAAGCAGCGAAGGAGCAGATGGCAGGCTGCCTTGCCCTTCCTGCGCAGTAGTCTGCCGGCCCTGGTGTTACGCCCTTGTCTCTTTCAAGGTTAGTTCGGGTTGCCACAGAGTACCTGGGAGCTCCACTATTGTAAGCATCCAATCCTAATCTGGGAACAGAGCAGGGCCTGGAATCTGTAAGAGGGTCAGGGGAGTTGGTGGGGAAAAACGGCAGGTATTGGTTCTTCCCAGTTCCCCGAGGGCTGCAGCAGTTCAGCgagctggagaaggcagcagcctgaGAAGAATTGAGCCCTTTGAGCGATGGCACATTCTGTTCCCCTCCAAAGGGGAAGATTTCAACCCTTCATTTCAATAGTTCAgccttgcagcagctgtgatCTCCTAGAGGACATCCCATGGGGCTGTTCCCATCAGTCCTCGCCGGCTCTTCGCTCTGCAGATTTTCCAAGGGGCAGTCCCTGGGAGCGATGGGAGTTCAAAtgtacagcagcagagcaccagGGACTTGTGGGTCTTCCCAAAGGCTTGCAGTTAAAGggtttttaaattctgcaggaATGTAAAGATTTTGTAAATGCTGCTGCCCTCCTATTTCAAGTTGGTGGCGGCAGGGGCATTGCGGCGTTCTTTCCCACCTTCTTCCTTTCAGGTGCCAGAAGTCCTGCACATCCTCCACAGCTGCATGCAGACCATGCGACAGAGCACCCACAGgcccctcctgctccaggcGGTGCGTCTCCTGGCCCGCTTTCACCATGAGCCCGTGGTGGACAGCCTCCTCCAGAAGCGGCTGCCCGTGGACAGGTCTGTGCACTCCCACCTCGCCCCACTGTGGTTAAAGACAGACCCCGTGGCTTGCCtgggtcctgggtgagggggaatccagtggaGAAGAAGGTCGCTTGCCTCCCAAAAGGTCTGAGCACTGCAAGGCCGTGTGCTCCCGTCTCGGGAAGGAACCAGGCATCATAAGCCCCACTGCTGATGAGGAGAGCGTTTGGCCTCTAGTGAGGGCACCGCAGGTACCAGGGATGTGAGCTCAGGGGTGAACGTCTCTTCCCCTGCAGGGACGCGATGGAGCTGTGGAGGACCTTGGGGAGAAGCGTCCTGGGGGTTCAGGTCCTGAAGTACTTAACACAGAAATTAGAGGCAGCGGGAGAGAACAACCCTGGGCCCCACTCCTCCGCTCACCAACCGGaccacagccaggctgctctggaGTCCCTCACGGTATGTTCGAAGGCAGAGGCATCCCCGCAGCTTTGCATCCGCTGTCTAACTATCAAATGCCTGGGGGGACTGCACAGGGGCGACGTGCCAGGGCGTCTCAGCGGTGCCGCTGTAGAGGGGCTGGGGTGCTTCGCTGCTGTCCCTGGCATGAGACCTGCAGGCAGCAAGAGCCcccaggggaggcagagggactGCGCTGGTGggcaaagcccttgtttaacaGGTGGTTCTTGGCTGGATTTCCCTGTAGCTCCTCCGTGCCATCTCCGAGGTGGTGTTCGTGCTGCCAACCGAGGAAAGGGTCCGGCGCCTGCTTCCCCGCCTCCTTCCAGGCCTCCTGGGTGAGGTCAGCaaggtgctgggggaggagatGCTGCTCCCCCCTTTGAGATGCCGGAGGGGACTCTTCCTCAATGTACCGAGAAGTGAGGACAAGCCGTGCAGGTaaggagcaggaggggcagggaagtTGGGGAGCTTTACTTCCCCACCCAGGCGTGTTCGTCTGTGGTGCTGAGGGAGCACTTTGGCCTGCCCTGTTTCCTTGGCGTGGCGGCCGGTTCAGGGCTGTCTTggcttctcttctttcctggaGAACCATCTGTTCCCAGAGAGGAAGGGGTTGTGGGGTTGGCACCACCAACTGCTCTCATCCTGCCTCCTGTGCAGCCTTGACGGCAGCGtgtcctttttctccctccGCTGACCGGGCAGAGACCCTGCGTGGGGTTGGCCCAGCCCACAGACGGGGAGACCCCTCCTGGCCCGGGGGCGGTGGCCCAGCTCCGGCCATGGCCATCTGTGGTCTGGTGTCCTAGAGACTCAGCTCGTCTAATCTGCGGCCTGGCAGGGCATGACCAGCGGGCTTGGCTGTAGCAGCAGAGATCCTGCCTGTAAAATCTGTCGGTGGGCGGACCCATTGGGTCACCTCCTCACAGCACTGGACTCTGCCCCCACTCCTGGTCCTCAAGAGCTGGGGGAAATTGGAGCTATCTGTGACCTGCAAGTCCTGCTGCATAAAATGCTGGCGAGACGAGCCCTCAGGGAGCACCTTGGGCATCTGGCATCGAGTGAGCCCAGGGACCCTGCGCTGCCAGTGGCTTGAGGCATGGCAAAGGATGAAAATGTCCATTTTCTGAGAGCTTTATGGACTTGAATGCTACCAAGCGTCATTTCAGGGGTACCTGGCCTCCAGCACGGGGCCGTGTGGGAAGAGCGGAGCAACACCTCCCACGGCGGCAGAGCTTTTTAGCTCCACCACAGCAAATCTTCCCCAGAAGTGCTGCGATTTGCGATGTCTTTGGGCTTTCTTTTTGCCAGCCCTTACCGTGAGGCTCTAGAGCTGGTGCTGAGCAGATGCATGGAGAagaggtggctgctgctgctacagaGGCAGGGAGCGTGGGCATTTCTCGAAAACCCGCGGGCTCATGCTGATGGTGTGTGCCTCCTGACGAGGTGAGACCCCGGGGCTGCGCCTCACCGTCCTGTGGGCGGCTGTGCCCAGGGAAATGGCTGCCAGGACCATTCCCGTGTGCCCAGGGAGCTGCCTTGCAGGGCTGAACAGCGCCCGCGTCGGagcaggggaggtttggggtcGTGGCCTGTGCCCTTGCCGCATGACTGTGTGTCGCCTTCTTGTGCTCTATGTGCAGCGTCCTGCTTCGCAACCAGCTCGTCTCAAGGGGAGTGATATGGGCCCTTTCCCAGTGGCTGAACTCCCGCTCGGAAAACCTGCAGCTCACGGCAACGGCTTTCTTTGCTGAGGTGAGGCAACAGGGCGGGGAGGAAGGCTTCAGAGGGCTTCTCTTAGGAAAGTGCTGCTTGGGATGTCTCTTTCTGAGGGAAGAAGGTGCCAGGAGAGAGTCACCGTCCAGTGGATCCAATGGATCCTCATTTCTTTGAAGCCCATTCGCGTGCTGTGCCTGGGCTTGGCTGGCACCCTGGCACTCACGGGCATGTTGCTTTATTGTAGCTGATGAAGGACCCCCCGATGATGGAGAAGAAGTTCCTGGAGAGTGTCCTAGGCGTCTTGGTGGAGAGATCACAGCACGGAATCAGCGCTGTGCAGCAGATGACAGCGAGAGGCCTGGGCAATGCAGTCAGGAGAGCACCCGAGGAGGTGAGAccagcttttcccttctctgactGCAGCCACTCACTGGCAGGAACCTGGTGGAGAGCTGCACGGGGCTTTGAGAGCTTGGCCAGGCTAGCAAAGGCAAACGGGGCTCTTTCCTAAGGCCACGCTCCTTTCTCTGATGTCCGCAGGGTGGCAAAGGGGGACCTGGCGCCAAACAAGGCTTCCTGGgctgagatcccctctgagccggTTTCTAGCAACTTCAGCCCCTGGCAGATGAAGGGTTCCTGACCAAACACTCTTGCCCGTCAAGGAGTTAGAGCCCCCTAACAGTTCCCCCGAGGGGGCCCAagcctgtgctgccctgtgcATCTCCCTTGGCCTCAGGAGGAGCTTGGCCGGCTCACTGCGACCaaggagcctgcaggcagctcccccaTGTACCAGGGCTTGAGGCCTTGTAGGACAATCCCGTAAGAGCTCAAATGGCCAAACCGGCCTAACCCTTCCCACGGGTGGGGTCTGCACAGCACCCTGCGTGGGGATCAgaggcgcaggcagggctgcacgAGTCAGGGCTCCCAGCACCTGAAGGGACTGCCTTTATTAGCCTCTCTTTCTCTGAAGTGCTGGCTCTGACAAAGAGCATGTCAGAAGAGATCTTAGAGAGTCTCGAGCCCCTTTCCTGAGGGGATCAGAACAGGCCAGCGCCTCCTGGTGCAAAACATAAGCAATGGTAAAGAGGCGCTGTTTGGGCCAGGACTCGTGAGAAGCTTGTGGGGTCTTTGGCTTTGCAGGTGCGAAGGCACAAGGAGGCCATTCTGGAGGCGCTGCAGAGGGGCCTGAGGGACACCACCTGTCCCGAGGTGGCTGCTGAGAGCATGCTGGCGCTGGCTGAGGTGGTGAGGAAGCTGAAGGCAGAGGGCTTGGGGTCTGCCTTCAAAGACGTCGCCAGGTCCACCAAGATGTTCTTTGAGGCTGTGAGTGAACCaactctttcttctgcttgtcTGAGAggtgggggcggggagggaggcgggACGGTGTGTGCCCAGGGCCTCCCCGTGCTGCGTGGAGGCTCTCTGCTGGCTGAACATCTGCTTGGACCCTTTCCCCCCACTCTTCTGCGGGTAGGGTGGGCTGTGCTGTCAAGTGCCTGTGTCTGCCCCAGGACGGCAGGGTTTCTCGTGCGCTCCTGTGGTTTCCCAGGCATTACATGGCTCCCCTGCCAGAAAGGCTGCTTAGGTGCCCGGAGGCTCCCTGTGTATTGGGAGTCACTCCGGGACTCATGACCTAGGTGGCAGGGAAGGAATCTGGATGAGGTGACCTTCTTTCCAAACCattgttttccaaagcactgtATTCAAGCACACTGATTTACCGATCCCTGATTCTTGTTCTGGTTGTTTACGTACTGGTTTCTTGAGGGTGGAAATGAGTGGACGAGAGCTGTTTCTTGGGCTGCTCTTCTCCACGGGCAGCGCGCGATTGTTGAAGTGGCGTTGGTAGGAGGTGCCCTCATTACCCAGCTGACAGATGGGGTCTGTGAGTTGCAGGAGCCAGAGGTCCTTCGCTCCTCGGCCTTCAGCCTCTACGCCGCCCTGGCCTCCTCCGCCTCAGGGAAGAGATCATTCTTCGCCAGGGAAGTGGCGGAAACCTGGGTCAGCCTTCTCTTGCACCTCCGGGATCCTGACCCTGAAGTCTCCAATGCAAGAGCCCCCACATCTCATTTGCAAAGCCGTAGCAAGCCGTAGAAAGGCATAGAAAGCTGCCTGGCgaactgctgcagccagtgccCTCCCTGCCCGGAGACTGCGTCTGGGGCAGCCCCCTCTGCTGGGGGGGTGAgctgagcagagctcagctggacGAGCTTCCTGGCAAGGACCCCACCCGCTCCCACAGGGGAGGAACGACGTGGCTCGACTCTCTTTTTCAGGTGTGCAGGACCGCTCTCTATCTCTGCGCTCCGTTTTTGGGGCCAGAGCGGGTGCAGGAGACCATCATCACCTCCATCGGTCTGAGCGCAGCCGAGCTGCAGTACGAGGTTTGCCATTGCCTGGTGAGtgagctgtgccctggggagAGGTTGCGGCCGCAGGGCCCTTCCCCAGAACCGAGAGGGGAGCATGAGGTGACATGCCACGGGTGGGCAGGGTGCGAGCCGGGTAGCTGGTGCAGAGGCACGGCCACCCCTTCTGGACACCTGCGCTCTCTCTCTCgctccctcttttctctccctttccccttgtGGCCCACCCAGCCAACCGGCCGTGGGTCAGCAGAGGGGTCTTTTTGGCCAGAGAAGAAATTGTGCCTCTCTGCTTGCCCCTAGGTCAGAGATgcccctgctgtgctggagaggcTCCGCAGCATCGCCAGGAGCCGCCACCTCGAGAACGGGCAGGCGCTGCACTCTGCCACCATTGCAGTCCTAGGTGAGAGTCAGGGCTGGGGCCCGATGCTGTGCTCCTCCCTGCCAAGATGGCCACGGTGGCCTGCGCTTTCCCCATCTGCCCAGggaggccagggctggggccggCCTTAGGAGGGCTGCCACAGAGGGGTTTGCCGAGGGCTCAGTGCGAGCGTAGGAGAAGGGCTGCAGAGCGGGTGCCGGTGGGGAGGCTGGACCCCGCACGAGGCGACGCTCAGCTCTGGCAGCTGCTATGTCGCGACTGTAAAGTTCTGATCTTTCTAgccttcccctccagctccccaaGCACGTCCCAGGTGTAGGGGAGGGCCACAAgccagggctgtggggcagtGCCTTGACACTCACCTCTTTGTCCCATGCCTTAGGAGACATCCTGGAAAAAGCAAGAGGCCTTAGCGGCTCttgccagcagcaggagtgaGGCTCCTATTCTCAGGTAGGTTTGAGCAGAGCCgagctctggctctgctggtCAGGGAGGAGCTTGGAGGCCTGGCAGCAAAAGGCCTGGCTcggagcaggagaggagcacCCAGCAAGGGCAGCTCCTCATCGCCCCTCCCGTGTCACTGCAGCTTCCTATTGCCCGCGGCCAGAGGCAGACAAGATCTTCTGCGACTGTGACAGTGACCACTGCGAGCCGGGGGTACTTATGGCAATAAACCTCCTTTGACCACCACGCCGATGGAGAGTGATCTTTCTTTCCTAGAGGCGGGGGGCCGTGCCAGGGTTGTGCCAAGGCCTGAGGGGATGCACCCAcaggtgctgagggagctggctgatgtgaCCACAAGGCTGCTCTCAGTGACCCTTGAAATGTTGCAGCAACTGGGGAAGGTTCCTGAGGACTGGGAGAAAGCAAATGTGGCTCCTGTCTTCAGGAAGGGCCAGAAAGAAGATCCAGGGTGGCACAAGCTGGTTGGCCTCACTTCAGTCCTTTGGGACATGGGGGACCACAGGGGTTTGTTCACTTTGGGTTTAGGTAGTGTTGTGACACCATCTCCCATAACACCCTCACTGAGGAGGTGGCAAAGGTCGAGTCCGATAAGAGGCTGTGGAGGGAGACTGAAAACGTTCCCGTGGATGCCCAGAGGGCTGCAATTTGTGGCACAAAACCCCGTGAGAGGATCGCTCACTAGCGGTGTGCCAAGTTTGGGCAGCGGTGCTGATGCAACGTCCACTCCTCACAAGTGATGAAGACACCGTGGCAGAGCACGCTCTCAGCTAGTTGGCAGGTGACAGGGTGCCACAGTGCTAAACCCCCTGACTAGGGTCGTTGGGAGACTCCACATGAGGAGGGTTTAAGGTTTTAATATCAAGTTTACTTATTTGAGGATATTTGGTGTTGTAGGGGATTTTTACTAAGAGAAGCGCTCTCTACTGAATATACCGAAATCACATGATAGTGAAATcccaacagaagcagaagagagcaaTTGCACTCTACAGCGGAATCAGATGGCAAATAGGATTCCCATTACCTATCTCCATATGCTCACTGTCAGGATGCTGGGTGTCCCCAGTCGCCAGGAAGGAGTACATGGGTTTAAGGCAGCTGAAGCCCATTTCTCTCTTCCAAGTATATTTTGCCGGCTTTTTGACTTTTACACTCTATGCTGGCTTGGGCCACCTACCACCACATATACGCTTCTCCCATGCTGGTCTAGCTGGCTCAGGGCAATAATACTTTCTAATGATTATTTTAGGCAAGACCATTACGTAACTACTTTACCCACTCAATTGATACGTCCATGAATCGACAACAAAAGGCGCCATCCAGTCCCCTTGGTGTTGAGGCAAGTTCTGCTTGCTTTACAACAGCCATAGTCACCTCCTaacattattttctgagctCCGTGAGCCCATCATCCTTGCCGAgcttctccagtgtggggtttgttttggtcaGTCACATAGGAGCCGAAGGAGCAGCCACCACAACAGCCAGGTGTaacagagctggggaagccCTGGCCGTGAACGACTTGTTCTGGCAAAGTAATTGCCTCTttagaagaaaaggttttacaCTGTTCGAATCAAATACAAACAGTTCTGCATACAGA
The DNA window shown above is from Phalacrocorax aristotelis unplaced genomic scaffold, bGulAri2.1 scaffold_85, whole genome shotgun sequence and carries:
- the LOC142051048 gene encoding protein maestro-like; its protein translation is MTARGLGNAVRRAPEEVRRHKEAILEALQRGLRDTTCPEVAAESMLALAEVVRKLKAEGLGSAFKDVARSTKMFFEAEPEVLRSSAFSLYAALASSASGKRSFFAREVAETWVSLLLHLRDPDPEVSNARAPTSHLQSRSKPGGTTWLDSLFQVCRTALYLCAPFLGPERVQETIITSIGLSAAELQYEVCHCLVRDAPAVLERLRSIARSRHLENGQALHSATIAVLGDILEKARGLSGSCQQQE